From a single Planctellipticum variicoloris genomic region:
- a CDS encoding IS4 family transposase translates to MAEKGLTEEERRELIGPLAGTVLLRRIFPLLQRLAPCGTERDTARNRQLFYSQYAALLLIGFFNPVLKSARALVAASGLKKVQQLAGGQKVSAGAFSEASSVFDPSLLEGLVHELRRQFARHQFRVSRSGRLGRLPNPIVERLVAVDGTVLSALPQIAARLGRGSQGQWRLHTQLRIHDQRVVASTLTEEPAKGPHSERAVTLQQIQAREPQPAGAPGDLYILDRGYRSAVVFNELVEARCDYVCRLNRGDGRVVEGLVNDANGHAVQLPALTEADRAAGVVADELIALGGGSGASPARTNHVVRRITVEPVPGRPSSARQGRLRSDQTGREGLILATTLLDLPAEQVVLIYECRWQIELFFRFLKQVLGCKQLLSAKTRGVEIQLYCSLLAGLLLALATGGNLSRRAYEMVCLYMTGWADDEELLAAFPQPP, encoded by the coding sequence ATGGCGGAGAAGGGGCTGACGGAGGAGGAGCGGCGGGAGCTGATTGGTCCTTTGGCCGGGACCGTCCTGCTGCGGCGCATCTTTCCGCTGCTGCAACGATTGGCTCCCTGCGGGACAGAACGCGACACCGCTCGCAACCGGCAGCTGTTCTACAGCCAGTATGCCGCGCTCCTCCTGATCGGCTTCTTCAACCCCGTTCTCAAGTCCGCCCGGGCGCTCGTCGCAGCCTCGGGACTGAAAAAGGTCCAACAGCTCGCCGGCGGGCAAAAGGTCTCGGCCGGGGCCTTCTCCGAGGCCTCGTCCGTCTTCGATCCCTCGCTCCTGGAAGGACTCGTTCACGAACTCCGCCGCCAGTTCGCCCGGCATCAGTTCCGCGTGAGCCGCAGCGGTCGGCTGGGACGCCTTCCCAACCCGATCGTCGAACGTCTCGTCGCCGTCGACGGGACCGTGCTGTCGGCCTTGCCGCAGATCGCCGCCCGGCTGGGACGCGGTTCTCAAGGCCAGTGGCGGCTGCACACCCAGCTTCGCATTCACGACCAGAGGGTCGTGGCCTCGACCCTCACCGAGGAGCCGGCCAAAGGGCCGCACTCCGAGCGCGCCGTCACGCTCCAGCAGATCCAGGCCCGCGAACCGCAACCCGCCGGTGCGCCGGGAGACCTTTATATTCTGGACCGGGGCTATCGCTCGGCCGTGGTGTTCAACGAACTGGTCGAAGCCCGCTGCGACTACGTCTGCCGGCTCAATCGCGGGGACGGTCGCGTGGTCGAGGGACTGGTCAACGACGCGAACGGTCATGCGGTTCAACTCCCCGCGCTCACCGAAGCCGATCGCGCCGCGGGGGTCGTGGCGGATGAACTGATCGCGCTGGGCGGCGGCAGCGGAGCCAGTCCCGCAAGAACCAATCACGTCGTGCGGCGGATCACCGTCGAGCCAGTGCCCGGTCGACCGAGTTCGGCAAGGCAGGGGCGGCTTCGCAGCGACCAGACCGGGCGGGAAGGCCTGATCCTGGCCACGACGCTGCTGGATCTCCCGGCCGAACAGGTGGTGCTAATCTATGAATGCCGGTGGCAGATCGAGCTGTTCTTCCGGTTTCTGAAGCAGGTGCTGGGCTGCAAGCAACTGCTCTCGGCGAAGACGCGGGGCGTGGAGATCCAGCTCTACTGTTCGCTGCTCGCCGGGCTGCTCCTGGCCCTGGCGACGGGAGGCAACCTGTCGCGTCGAGCGTATGAAATGGTCTGTCTCTACATGACCGGCTGGGCCGACGACGAAGAACTCCTCGCCGCCTTCCCCCAGCCGCCATAG
- a CDS encoding bile acid:sodium symporter family protein produces MLERNLLWWLIGSSTVAFVWPRIAGGGFDPWVGSKPYLNLAIALVMFFVGCLLKWSDIVAIGRRWPAVVLGTVTQYTVMPLAAYLIGHAFQFPPDLLIGVVMVGCVPGAMASNVITLSAGGNLSYSVALTTSSTFLSPVVVPLLLWLTLGATHKVDMVQTGIMLVLQVVLPVLLGLGLCRVSAVFQRLADRWAPSLANLMILWVIATVVGLNRDRLGSVRADVLVALLLINVLGYIGGYWAGAAMRSDVPMRRTLAIEVGMQNCGLGTTLVLHLFPDYPAAAIPTAAYTFGCVLTASLLARHWSRAPAVEVAPA; encoded by the coding sequence ATGCTCGAACGCAATCTGCTGTGGTGGCTGATCGGCTCGTCGACGGTCGCCTTTGTCTGGCCCCGGATTGCGGGCGGCGGCTTCGATCCGTGGGTGGGGAGCAAGCCGTATCTGAATCTGGCGATCGCCCTGGTCATGTTTTTCGTCGGCTGCCTGCTCAAGTGGTCAGATATTGTGGCCATCGGCCGCCGGTGGCCCGCCGTCGTCCTGGGGACCGTGACGCAGTACACGGTGATGCCGCTGGCCGCGTATCTGATCGGTCATGCGTTTCAGTTTCCTCCGGACCTGCTGATCGGCGTGGTGATGGTGGGTTGCGTCCCGGGCGCCATGGCCTCGAATGTGATCACCCTTTCGGCGGGCGGGAACCTGAGCTATTCCGTGGCCCTCACGACCAGTTCGACGTTTCTGTCGCCGGTCGTCGTGCCGCTGCTGCTCTGGCTGACGCTCGGCGCTACGCACAAGGTCGACATGGTTCAGACCGGCATCATGCTCGTCCTGCAGGTCGTGCTGCCGGTGTTGCTGGGGCTGGGGCTGTGCCGGGTTTCGGCAGTCTTCCAACGGCTGGCGGACCGGTGGGCTCCGAGTCTGGCCAATCTGATGATCCTCTGGGTGATTGCCACGGTGGTCGGTCTCAATCGTGACCGGCTCGGGAGCGTGCGGGCCGACGTCCTGGTGGCGCTGCTCTTGATCAACGTGCTGGGTTACATCGGCGGCTATTGGGCCGGCGCAGCCATGCGGTCCGACGTTCCCATGCGGCGGACGCTGGCGATCGAAGTCGGCATGCAGAACTGCGGTCTCGGAACAACCCTCGTCCTGCACCTCTTTCCAGACTATCCCGCGGCGGCAATTCCCACCGCCGCCTACACGTTCGGGTGCGTGCTGACGGCCTCGCTGCTGGCCCGGCACTGGTCGCGGGCGCCGGCCGTGGAGGTGGCTCCGGCGTAG
- a CDS encoding UbiD family decarboxylase — MAYELLGDFLAELQDAGELVRIPVPVDSALELAEITDRICKIPGGGPALFFENVRGSTIPVVANLLGSRQRLCRALGVKSLDELSQRMLAFLQPELPDGWLGTLKRMPELAQRSMLPPRTVKTGLCQQVVKLGRDVNLWDFPVPRCWPDEINPLITQGQIYTRDPDGQTRGVGAFPLQLVDRTRLLPQWHHDYAACRHCRAARAAQRQLPIAIALGGDPVFPLMASAGLPFPADPCLLGGFLRSSSIELVKCRTNDVEVPANAEIVIEGFIDADGPLELSAPAGCGTGYYLPPEELPVIQVSAVTHRANPVWPTLVYGRPPMEDYWLQLARERLLTPMLQLAAPEVVDCHAPAFGAGRNYLFVSIRKDIPYQARRVLNAVWSFGPIAQTKTTVIVDADVNVQRPEEVWYAAGVHVNPERDVVFSDGPMHWDDHALPIRGVGRRMGIDATRKLPEEGAARPWPAALRTSGEVSERVTQRWAEYGLRRGPGGLG; from the coding sequence ATGGCCTACGAACTGCTGGGAGATTTTCTGGCCGAGCTGCAGGACGCCGGGGAGCTGGTACGGATCCCCGTACCCGTCGACTCCGCCCTGGAGCTCGCCGAAATCACCGACCGGATCTGCAAAATCCCGGGCGGCGGCCCCGCCCTCTTCTTCGAAAACGTCCGCGGCAGCACGATCCCCGTCGTTGCCAATCTGCTCGGCAGCCGGCAGCGGCTCTGCCGCGCGCTCGGCGTCAAATCCCTCGACGAACTCTCCCAGCGGATGCTGGCCTTCCTGCAGCCGGAACTCCCCGACGGCTGGCTGGGGACCCTGAAACGAATGCCGGAACTGGCCCAGCGATCCATGCTGCCGCCGCGAACCGTCAAAACCGGCCTCTGCCAGCAGGTGGTCAAACTCGGCCGCGATGTGAATCTCTGGGATTTCCCGGTCCCCCGCTGTTGGCCCGACGAAATTAACCCCCTCATCACCCAGGGCCAGATCTACACCCGCGATCCCGACGGACAAACTCGCGGCGTGGGAGCCTTTCCCCTGCAGCTCGTCGACCGGACCCGGCTCCTGCCACAATGGCATCACGACTACGCGGCCTGTCGACACTGTCGCGCGGCGCGGGCGGCTCAGCGGCAGTTGCCGATCGCCATCGCCCTGGGTGGCGACCCTGTCTTCCCGCTGATGGCCTCCGCCGGACTCCCCTTCCCCGCCGATCCCTGTCTGCTCGGAGGTTTTCTGCGAAGTTCGAGCATCGAACTGGTCAAGTGCCGGACCAACGACGTCGAAGTCCCGGCGAACGCAGAAATTGTCATCGAAGGCTTCATCGACGCCGACGGTCCGCTGGAGCTGTCCGCCCCCGCCGGCTGCGGCACCGGATACTATCTCCCCCCGGAAGAACTGCCGGTGATCCAGGTCTCCGCCGTCACCCACCGGGCCAATCCCGTCTGGCCGACGCTGGTCTACGGCCGCCCGCCGATGGAAGACTACTGGCTGCAGCTCGCCAGGGAACGTCTCCTGACGCCGATGCTGCAGCTCGCCGCTCCGGAAGTCGTCGACTGCCACGCCCCGGCATTCGGAGCCGGACGAAACTACCTGTTCGTATCGATCCGCAAAGACATTCCCTACCAGGCCCGGCGGGTTCTGAACGCCGTCTGGAGTTTCGGGCCGATCGCCCAGACCAAGACGACCGTCATCGTCGACGCTGACGTGAACGTGCAGCGTCCCGAAGAAGTCTGGTACGCCGCAGGCGTGCATGTGAATCCCGAGCGGGACGTGGTATTCAGCGACGGACCGATGCATTGGGACGACCATGCCTTGCCGATTCGCGGCGTCGGCCGGCGGATGGGCATCGACGCCACGCGTAAACTCCCTGAGGAAGGAGCAGCCCGGCCCTGGCCCGCCGCGCTGCGCACCTCCGGCGAAGTCTCCGAGCGCGTGACGCAGCGCTGGGCGGAATATGGATTGCGTCGCGGGCCGGGAGGACTGGGATGA
- the ubiE gene encoding bifunctional demethylmenaquinone methyltransferase/2-methoxy-6-polyprenyl-1,4-benzoquinol methylase UbiE, whose translation MSVVVDKTGSRVKQMFGEISGRYDLLNHLLSGGVDYYWRWRTVRKCSPEGDAPILDVCTGTGDLALAYWKRGRGQIEVQATDFTPEMLVLARIKRDKQIGKAIAAGGQPLEFGEADTQELPFRDDHFQIVSVAFGLRNVSDTQRGLKEMLRVCRPGGRVAVLEFSVPGNRFFRAFYLWYFKNILPLIGQLVARNQQSAYNYLPASVSEFPHGQALADIMTACGMTGVTFTPLTFGISTLYIGRKPA comes from the coding sequence ATGAGCGTCGTGGTGGATAAGACTGGCTCGCGCGTCAAGCAGATGTTCGGCGAGATCTCCGGCCGATACGATCTGCTGAACCACCTGCTGTCAGGCGGCGTGGACTACTACTGGCGCTGGCGGACCGTCCGCAAATGCAGCCCGGAAGGGGACGCGCCGATTCTCGACGTCTGCACGGGCACCGGCGACCTGGCGCTGGCCTACTGGAAGCGCGGCCGGGGCCAGATCGAAGTCCAGGCCACCGACTTCACCCCCGAAATGCTCGTCCTGGCCCGCATCAAGCGGGACAAGCAGATCGGCAAGGCCATCGCCGCGGGGGGCCAACCGCTCGAATTCGGCGAGGCCGATACGCAGGAGCTTCCCTTCCGGGACGATCACTTTCAGATCGTTTCGGTGGCATTCGGGCTGCGAAATGTCTCCGACACGCAGCGTGGCCTGAAAGAGATGCTGCGGGTCTGCCGGCCGGGCGGCCGGGTCGCCGTGCTGGAGTTTTCCGTCCCCGGCAACCGCTTCTTCCGGGCGTTCTATTTGTGGTACTTCAAGAATATCCTCCCGCTGATCGGGCAACTGGTCGCCCGCAATCAGCAGTCGGCCTATAACTACCTGCCGGCCTCAGTCTCGGAGTTCCCGCACGGCCAGGCGCTGGCGGACATCATGACCGCCTGCGGCATGACCGGCGTGACCTTCACGCCGCTGACATTTGGCATTTCGACGCTTTATATCGGCCGGAAGCCGGCGTAA
- a CDS encoding UbiX family flavin prenyltransferase encodes MPQGHDLVVAITGASGAPYAIRLLDVLLAAGRTVHLTLSAAATEVMKYELGLQVSVTEFSPAQLFPKWDSLPEDGPYRRLCPPRLTEISAEGSSPTGGRLVYHPVRDYRAGIASGSFLTGGMVVCPCSMGTLAGIATGQSQNLIHRAADVHLKERRKLVLVPRETPLSSIALTNMARLSDLGVVILPAMPGFYHEPQSLHDLVDFVVARICDQLGVEHSLMKRWGDREV; translated from the coding sequence GTGCCTCAGGGTCATGATCTCGTCGTCGCCATCACCGGAGCCAGCGGCGCCCCGTACGCCATCCGGCTGCTGGACGTGCTGCTGGCCGCCGGGCGGACGGTGCATCTGACGCTGAGCGCCGCCGCCACCGAGGTCATGAAGTACGAACTCGGCCTGCAGGTCAGCGTGACGGAGTTTTCCCCGGCCCAGCTCTTTCCCAAATGGGACAGCCTGCCGGAAGACGGCCCCTATCGCCGGCTCTGTCCGCCGCGATTGACGGAGATCTCCGCCGAGGGATCATCGCCAACCGGCGGTCGCCTCGTCTATCACCCGGTCCGCGACTATCGGGCCGGAATCGCCAGCGGCTCATTTCTGACCGGCGGAATGGTCGTCTGCCCCTGTTCGATGGGGACGCTGGCCGGCATTGCCACGGGGCAGTCGCAAAACCTGATTCACCGGGCTGCCGACGTCCATCTGAAAGAGCGTCGCAAGCTGGTCCTGGTCCCGCGCGAGACGCCGCTGAGCAGCATCGCCCTGACCAACATGGCCCGGCTGTCGGACCTGGGAGTCGTGATCCTGCCGGCGATGCCGGGGTTCTATCACGAGCCACAGTCGCTGCACGACCTGGTGGATTTCGTGGTCGCCCGGATCTGCGACCAGCTCGGCGTCGAGCACTCGCTGATGAAGCGCTGGGGCGACCGCGAGGTTTAG
- a CDS encoding transcriptional regulator: MQPVSRLPETEDDELPREFLELGRQIATLAGPRPPELDIAYQRVLESVRRRRRILSLVQEALSQLRLDIKYLMFDLEVTRKERDELKQQLEER, encoded by the coding sequence ATGCAACCCGTTTCGCGACTGCCAGAGACCGAAGACGACGAGCTGCCGCGCGAATTCCTGGAACTGGGCCGCCAGATTGCGACGCTCGCCGGCCCCCGCCCGCCGGAACTGGACATCGCCTATCAGCGCGTGCTGGAATCGGTTCGCCGTCGGCGTCGGATTCTGTCGCTGGTGCAGGAAGCTCTCTCGCAGCTCCGGCTCGACATCAAATACCTGATGTTCGATCTCGAAGTCACCCGCAAGGAACGGGATGAACTGAAGCAGCAGCTCGAGGAACGCTAA
- the fbaA gene encoding class II fructose-bisphosphate aldolase has translation MPIASPKQYAAMLDAAQQGDYAYPAVNVSSLVTLNAAFKAFADKKSDGIIQVSTGGGQFASGQNVKDMAFGAIVLAEAAHRLAEKHNVMVALHTDHCQPGKVESFLKPLIAETARRRKAGLPNLFQSHMLDASELPLAENMALSKDLLKLCVENEIILEVEAGVVGGEEDGVDHSDHPAEKLYTTPEDMVAVHEALSGIGRFLFAATFGNVHGSYKPGAVKLRPDILKHGQDAVMAKYGKAAKFDLVFHGGSGTPLEEIRETLGYGVVKMNIDTDTQYAFTRPVADHMFKNYSGVLKIDGEIGDKKTYDPRAYLKAAEIGMAARLGVACDDLLSTGKTLFGKI, from the coding sequence ATGCCGATCGCCAGCCCCAAGCAGTATGCCGCGATGCTCGATGCCGCCCAGCAGGGCGACTATGCGTATCCCGCCGTCAACGTCTCCTCCCTCGTCACGCTGAACGCCGCCTTCAAGGCGTTCGCCGACAAAAAGTCGGACGGGATCATTCAGGTCTCAACCGGCGGCGGCCAGTTCGCCTCGGGCCAGAACGTCAAAGACATGGCCTTCGGCGCGATCGTCCTGGCGGAAGCCGCGCACCGCCTCGCCGAGAAGCACAATGTCATGGTCGCGCTGCACACGGACCACTGCCAGCCGGGCAAGGTCGAATCGTTCCTGAAGCCGCTGATCGCCGAGACCGCCCGCCGCCGCAAAGCCGGCCTGCCGAACCTGTTCCAGTCGCACATGCTCGACGCCTCCGAATTGCCGCTCGCCGAGAACATGGCCCTGAGCAAGGATCTGCTCAAGCTGTGCGTCGAGAACGAAATCATTCTGGAAGTCGAAGCGGGCGTCGTCGGCGGCGAAGAAGACGGCGTCGATCACTCCGATCATCCCGCCGAAAAACTCTACACCACGCCGGAAGACATGGTCGCCGTGCATGAAGCCCTGAGCGGCATCGGCCGGTTCCTGTTCGCCGCCACGTTCGGCAACGTCCACGGCAGCTACAAGCCGGGCGCGGTGAAGCTCCGTCCGGATATTCTGAAGCACGGTCAGGACGCGGTGATGGCCAAGTACGGCAAGGCCGCCAAGTTCGACCTTGTCTTCCACGGCGGCTCGGGGACGCCGCTCGAAGAGATCCGCGAGACGCTGGGTTACGGCGTGGTGAAGATGAACATCGACACCGACACGCAGTACGCGTTTACGCGTCCGGTGGCGGACCACATGTTCAAGAACTACTCGGGCGTGCTGAAGATCGACGGCGAGATCGGCGACAAGAAGACCTACGACCCGCGGGCCTATCTGAAGGCGGCCGAAATCGGCATGGCCGCCCGGCTGGGCGTGGCGTGCGACGATCTGCTGAGCACGGGGAAGACGCTGTTCGGGAAGATTTGA
- a CDS encoding VOC family protein, whose translation MTDFNSTHNRVVWCDVPVADLDRACKFYAAVLAIKVHREEFGGKPFGVLDHHDGNAGCLIPDAGAIAQNGGLLVYFNTDGRIRDAVRQAASLGAEILEPVHMIGPHGFRALLRDSEGNRIALHSRTDA comes from the coding sequence ATGACCGACTTCAACTCAACCCACAATCGCGTCGTCTGGTGCGACGTCCCCGTCGCCGATCTCGACCGCGCCTGCAAGTTCTACGCGGCCGTTCTCGCCATCAAGGTGCATCGCGAAGAGTTCGGCGGAAAGCCGTTCGGCGTGCTTGACCACCACGACGGGAACGCTGGCTGCCTGATCCCCGACGCCGGCGCGATCGCACAGAACGGCGGCCTGCTGGTCTACTTCAATACGGACGGCCGCATCCGGGACGCCGTCCGCCAGGCGGCGTCGCTGGGCGCAGAGATCCTGGAGCCAGTCCACATGATCGGCCCCCACGGCTTCCGCGCCCTGTTGCGAGACAGCGAAGGAAACCGGATTGCGCTGCACTCGCGGACAGACGCTTAA